In a single window of the Terriglobus roseus genome:
- a CDS encoding cytochrome c oxidase subunit I, with translation MSSTAVLQPQTEAASGYNQRNYLNQEHGLLSWLLTGDHKRIALMYMFAVSIFFMAGGLLAMAVRLELLTPQADLMSPDTYNKAFTMHGIVMVFFVLIPAVPAILGNFLVPLMIGARDLAFPKINLLSFYLYCVAAVLLLYTIGAGGVDTGWTFTTPLSTHYVNTNVISAGLAAFVAGFSSIFTGLNFIATIHRMRAPGLTWFRLPLFIWSMYSASVIMVLATPVVSITIVLVAVERLFNFGFFDPTKGGDPLLFQHLFWFYSHPAVYIMLLPGMACISEIMACFCRKRIFGYAAVAFSSIAIAMFSFFVWEHHMYIMGVSQYSALVFSMLTMLVAVPSAIKVFNWTFTMYKGSITFDAPMIYAICCLGLFVVGGCTGVFLGSLGMDVHLTETYFIVAHFHFVMVGFVLMAFLGGIHFWWPKMFGRMYPEGIAKASAVIIFVGFYITFGPQFVLGYLGMPRRYAAYPVEYQVLNVMSTAGATVMGAGFFMTMIYLLWSLKYGPVAGPNPWNAYGLEWQTASPPITQNFAVTPIVTHEAYDYGWMDSQHPETAKSAA, from the coding sequence ATGAGTTCGACTGCAGTTCTACAGCCGCAAACAGAAGCGGCGAGCGGATATAACCAGCGGAATTATCTGAACCAGGAACATGGGCTGCTGAGCTGGCTGCTGACGGGCGACCATAAGCGCATCGCGCTTATGTATATGTTCGCCGTGTCGATCTTCTTCATGGCGGGCGGGTTGCTGGCCATGGCGGTGCGGCTGGAGTTGCTGACGCCGCAGGCCGACCTGATGAGCCCCGACACATACAACAAGGCATTCACCATGCACGGCATTGTGATGGTCTTCTTCGTTCTGATTCCGGCGGTGCCTGCGATCCTTGGAAACTTCCTGGTGCCGCTGATGATCGGCGCGCGCGATCTGGCGTTTCCGAAGATCAACCTGCTGTCGTTCTATCTGTACTGCGTTGCGGCCGTGCTGCTGCTGTACACAATTGGTGCGGGCGGCGTGGATACGGGCTGGACCTTCACCACGCCGTTGAGCACGCACTATGTCAATACGAATGTGATCAGCGCGGGCCTTGCGGCGTTTGTGGCGGGCTTCTCGTCCATCTTCACCGGCCTGAACTTCATCGCAACGATTCATCGCATGCGTGCTCCCGGACTTACGTGGTTCCGGCTGCCCTTATTCATCTGGAGCATGTACTCCGCCAGCGTCATCATGGTGCTGGCAACCCCCGTAGTCAGCATCACAATCGTGCTGGTCGCTGTGGAACGGCTGTTCAACTTCGGATTCTTCGACCCGACGAAGGGCGGCGATCCGCTGTTGTTCCAGCACTTGTTCTGGTTCTACTCGCATCCCGCGGTGTACATCATGCTGCTGCCTGGCATGGCCTGCATCAGCGAGATCATGGCCTGCTTCTGTCGCAAGCGGATCTTCGGGTACGCCGCCGTAGCCTTCTCGTCGATCGCCATTGCGATGTTCTCGTTCTTTGTCTGGGAGCACCACATGTACATCATGGGTGTGTCGCAGTACTCGGCGCTGGTCTTCAGCATGTTGACGATGCTGGTTGCGGTTCCTTCGGCGATCAAGGTCTTCAACTGGACCTTCACCATGTACAAGGGATCGATCACCTTTGACGCCCCGATGATCTATGCGATCTGCTGCCTTGGATTGTTTGTGGTGGGCGGATGCACGGGCGTCTTCCTTGGCTCGCTGGGCATGGATGTGCACCTGACGGAGACCTACTTCATCGTGGCGCACTTCCACTTTGTGATGGTGGGTTTCGTACTGATGGCGTTCCTCGGCGGCATTCACTTCTGGTGGCCGAAGATGTTCGGGCGCATGTATCCGGAGGGGATCGCAAAGGCGTCCGCTGTGATCATCTTTGTGGGCTTCTACATCACGTTTGGGCCGCAGTTTGTCCTGGGCTACCTTGGTATGCCGCGGCGGTATGCTGCCTATCCAGTCGAGTACCAGGTGCTGAATGTCATGTCGACGGCGGGTGCGACGGTGATGGGTGCCGGGTTCTTTATGACGATGATCTACCTGCTGTGGTCGCTGAAGTACGGACCGGTTGCCGGACCCAACCCTTGGAACGCCTATGGTCTGGAGTGGCAGACAGCGTCACCGCCGATCACGCAGAACTTTGCCGTGACACCGATTGTGACGCACGAAGCGTATGACTATGGCTGGATGGACTCGCAGCATCCGGAGACGGCGAAGAGCGCGGCGTAA
- a CDS encoding Crp/Fnr family transcriptional regulator gives MPFRRSCLQCETKGPNCFCSLDRVALERLESVGHWLRLEGHQEVLREGYAPDHVYVVCSGTLKLTTSSVDGRLLLLRIVGPGDVLGLSAALKRTRYEATAETLETCQLKAIPRTHFLLFMEEFQAVGRNSLMAVTRDYNSAVLSARRLALSTSAAAKLGSVLLEWGGLVLAGQHEQLGGTVPNSVSFHMPLTHEELGHMAGISRETVTRTLSAMRRDGLLHLEHDQMQLRDIARLQQQVG, from the coding sequence ATGCCTTTTCGGCGCAGTTGTCTCCAGTGCGAAACCAAGGGGCCCAACTGCTTCTGTTCGCTTGATCGAGTCGCACTGGAACGTCTTGAGAGCGTGGGCCACTGGCTGCGCCTGGAAGGTCACCAGGAAGTGCTCCGCGAGGGCTACGCTCCGGATCACGTCTATGTCGTCTGCAGCGGCACGCTGAAGCTGACCACATCGTCCGTGGATGGCCGCCTGCTACTGCTGCGTATCGTCGGCCCCGGCGATGTCCTCGGCCTTTCTGCCGCACTCAAGCGTACCCGCTATGAGGCGACGGCCGAGACCCTGGAGACGTGCCAGCTTAAGGCAATCCCTCGCACGCACTTCCTTCTTTTCATGGAAGAGTTTCAGGCGGTCGGCCGCAACTCCCTCATGGCCGTAACGCGGGACTACAACTCCGCCGTCCTCAGCGCGCGCCGTCTGGCCCTCTCCACCTCGGCAGCGGCAAAACTCGGCAGTGTCCTGCTGGAATGGGGTGGTCTCGTCCTCGCGGGCCAGCATGAACAGCTGGGCGGCACCGTCCCCAATTCGGTCAGCTTCCACATGCCGCTGACCCATGAGGAACTCGGCCACATGGCCGGCATCTCGCGTGAGACAGTCACACGCACCCTCTCTGCCATGCGGCGCGATGGACTACTCCACCTGGAGCACGACCAGATGCAGCTTCGCGACATCGCACGCCTGCAGCAGCAGGTCGGCTAG
- a CDS encoding DUF2256 and DUF3253 domain-containing protein: MPDRKPRSQHNAGAHPDKTCAACGRTITWRKKWERDWDNVKFCSDACRAHKPGAQDKLLEETILRLLHERGAGKTICPSEAARTVAGDGKLSGNREDWEPLMEPARAAARRLVAAEKIVITQGGHAVDASTAKGAIRLRLR; encoded by the coding sequence ATGCCTGATCGCAAGCCCAGATCGCAGCACAACGCCGGCGCGCATCCTGACAAAACCTGCGCCGCCTGCGGTCGCACCATCACGTGGCGCAAGAAGTGGGAGCGCGACTGGGACAACGTGAAGTTCTGCAGCGATGCCTGTCGAGCGCATAAGCCGGGTGCGCAGGACAAGCTGCTGGAAGAGACGATCCTGCGCCTGTTGCACGAACGCGGCGCCGGCAAGACCATCTGCCCCAGCGAAGCCGCCAGAACCGTCGCGGGCGACGGCAAGCTGTCCGGCAACCGCGAAGACTGGGAACCGTTGATGGAACCCGCACGTGCCGCCGCACGCAGGCTGGTGGCCGCGGAAAAGATCGTCATCACGCAGGGCGGCCATGCCGTCGATGCTTCCACTGCAAAGGGAGCCATCCGTTTGCGATTGCGTTGA
- the tyrS gene encoding tyrosine--tRNA ligase codes for MSNLPPNNFPPLEAQLDLITKGAAEIIPVEELKKRIEQSITTGKPMRIKAGFDPTAPDLHLGHTVLMRKLRHFQQLGHTVIFLIGDSTALIGDPTGKSATRKALTREQIAENAKTYQEQVFRILDKDKTEVRYNSEWLDSLNYYDIVKLLAQFTVSQMLEREDFHKRFDAEEPIALHELMYPIAQGYDSVALQSDVELGGTDQKFNLMRGRDLQRSAGQPPQIVLMMPIIEGLDGVQKMSKSLNNAIGVNEPPFEMFGKLMQVSDELMWRYWTLLTDLPQSAIDTMREEVAAGTLHPMEAKKAMARTITAGFSSEEAALKAQENWATQFQKGGVSEDTERVSLAKEEVGWDEATQTIGTDRMLASAGLAASNGEARRKRSESAVKIDGGTAADVRFSTPVLPVTLTVKLGKKTKLVTIE; via the coding sequence ATGTCAAATCTTCCGCCAAACAATTTTCCGCCTCTTGAGGCGCAGCTTGACCTCATCACCAAGGGCGCTGCCGAAATCATTCCCGTCGAAGAGCTCAAGAAGCGCATTGAGCAGTCGATTACCACGGGCAAGCCCATGCGTATCAAGGCGGGCTTCGATCCCACGGCGCCGGACCTGCACCTGGGGCACACGGTACTGATGCGTAAGCTGCGTCACTTTCAGCAGCTAGGCCACACCGTCATTTTCCTCATTGGCGATTCGACCGCGTTGATCGGCGATCCGACGGGCAAGAGCGCCACGCGCAAGGCGCTGACGCGCGAACAGATTGCGGAGAACGCGAAGACGTACCAGGAACAGGTCTTTCGCATCCTGGACAAGGACAAGACAGAGGTTCGGTATAACTCGGAGTGGCTGGACTCGCTGAACTACTACGACATCGTGAAACTGCTGGCGCAGTTCACCGTCAGCCAGATGCTGGAGCGCGAGGACTTTCACAAGCGCTTCGACGCGGAAGAGCCGATCGCGCTGCATGAGCTGATGTACCCCATCGCGCAGGGCTATGACTCCGTTGCCTTACAGAGCGATGTGGAGCTTGGCGGCACCGACCAGAAGTTCAACCTGATGCGTGGTCGCGACCTGCAGCGCAGCGCCGGTCAGCCGCCGCAGATTGTTCTGATGATGCCAATCATCGAAGGTCTGGATGGTGTGCAGAAGATGTCGAAGTCGCTGAACAATGCGATTGGGGTCAATGAGCCGCCGTTTGAGATGTTCGGCAAGCTGATGCAGGTGAGCGACGAACTGATGTGGCGCTACTGGACGCTGCTGACCGACCTGCCGCAGAGCGCCATCGACACCATGCGGGAGGAGGTCGCCGCAGGCACCCTGCATCCGATGGAAGCGAAGAAGGCGATGGCACGGACCATCACGGCCGGCTTCTCATCGGAAGAAGCGGCGCTGAAGGCCCAGGAAAACTGGGCTACGCAGTTTCAGAAGGGCGGCGTCAGCGAGGATACGGAGCGTGTGTCGCTCGCCAAGGAAGAAGTTGGCTGGGACGAGGCGACGCAGACCATCGGCACGGACCGCATGCTGGCCTCTGCCGGGCTGGCTGCAAGCAATGGCGAAGCGCGTCGCAAGCGCAGCGAGAGTGCGGTGAAGATCGATGGGGGGACTGCGGCGGATGTGCGTTTCAGCACGCCGGTTCTGCCGGTCACGCTGACGGTGAAGCTGGGTAAGAAAACGAAGCTAGTAACCATCGAATAG
- a CDS encoding sensor domain-containing diguanylate cyclase, producing MNSFNLRPNEHRSPETPREALLRLMGLADASPEQEFDEIVELATAICAKPLGAMTLLTETENYTKATVGLPAARVPVKESVCRYTVLQDHVMMVEDTHADHRFDEHGAMIHSEGGIRFYAGMPLTTADGTHVGALCVMDTAPSTLTTQQMRALEVLGKQISSRLQLRERAAAVAQMSHDLERTHAMFDTILANVPVEIYLKDSKGRILFYNQKLADRFKVSSDEWIGKTSYDLWNKQTADEIALEDEYVLRTGKLHESFVDIPEPNGTVSYWRSMKVACLIPPDEKLLACCSVDMTEHMARERRLQEIQDELEEANRKLNSLALTDSLTGLWNRRAFDAQLETSIMGAQRNKRPMALMLLDVDDFKHVNDRFGHLYGDQILRHFAAILNRVKRAADVACRFGGEEFAILLPDTTMDGAQRLAQRIIAALHAYPWENGTVTASLGLAMCSHTCSSDELVDFADSALYRAKREGKDRMVCHGCEI from the coding sequence ATGAACTCATTCAACCTACGACCGAACGAGCATCGCTCCCCGGAGACTCCGCGAGAGGCATTACTGCGCCTGATGGGCCTGGCAGACGCCTCGCCGGAGCAGGAGTTTGACGAGATCGTGGAGCTTGCAACCGCCATCTGCGCCAAGCCGCTGGGCGCCATGACACTGTTGACCGAGACAGAGAATTACACCAAGGCAACGGTCGGTTTGCCGGCCGCACGTGTGCCCGTCAAGGAGTCTGTCTGCCGCTACACCGTCCTGCAGGACCACGTCATGATGGTGGAAGATACACACGCCGACCATCGCTTTGACGAACACGGCGCCATGATTCACAGCGAGGGCGGCATCCGTTTTTATGCGGGCATGCCGCTGACTACTGCTGACGGCACGCACGTGGGCGCACTCTGCGTCATGGACACCGCTCCCTCCACGCTGACAACGCAGCAGATGCGCGCGCTGGAGGTGTTGGGCAAGCAGATCAGCAGCCGCCTGCAACTGCGTGAGCGTGCCGCCGCCGTCGCGCAGATGTCGCACGATCTGGAGCGCACACACGCCATGTTCGACACTATCCTGGCCAACGTTCCGGTTGAGATCTACCTGAAGGACAGCAAAGGGCGGATCCTCTTCTACAACCAGAAGCTGGCTGACCGCTTCAAGGTTTCGTCAGATGAATGGATCGGCAAGACCAGCTACGACCTGTGGAACAAGCAGACCGCCGACGAGATTGCGCTCGAAGACGAGTACGTCCTGCGGACGGGAAAGCTTCACGAGAGCTTTGTCGATATTCCTGAACCAAACGGCACCGTTAGCTACTGGCGGAGCATGAAGGTAGCGTGCCTGATACCGCCTGATGAGAAGCTGCTCGCCTGCTGCTCAGTCGATATGACAGAACACATGGCCCGGGAACGCAGGCTGCAGGAGATCCAGGACGAACTGGAAGAGGCGAACCGCAAGCTGAATTCACTGGCCCTTACGGACTCGCTGACGGGCCTGTGGAATCGCCGGGCCTTCGATGCACAGTTGGAGACCTCCATCATGGGTGCCCAGCGGAACAAGCGGCCCATGGCGCTGATGCTGCTGGATGTGGACGACTTCAAGCATGTGAATGACCGCTTCGGCCATTTGTACGGAGATCAGATCCTGCGGCACTTTGCCGCGATCCTGAACCGCGTGAAACGCGCTGCAGATGTGGCCTGCCGCTTCGGCGGCGAAGAGTTTGCCATCCTGTTGCCGGACACCACAATGGACGGCGCGCAACGCCTCGCACAACGCATCATCGCTGCGCTGCACGCCTATCCGTGGGAAAACGGGACTGTCACCGCCAGCCTTGGGCTTGCCATGTGCTCCCACACCTGCTCGTCCGATGAGTTAGTCGACTTCGCCGACAGCGCTCTCTACCGCGCCAAACGCGAGGGCAAAGACCGCATGGTGTGCCACGGCTGCGAGATCTAA
- a CDS encoding MBL fold metallo-hydrolase, whose protein sequence is MAIDYLAADDENLIRARARVGDAEIIVCTDGTCRFDGGAMFGVVPKTLWSRRTQADEQNRVMLGLNCVVVRIGGKTVLIETGFGNKIAPKLKEIYCIQERLPESLAAAKISPGEVDVVINTHLHWDHCGWNTVLGGEGTAVPFFPNAQYITHAGEVEHGRRQWERDRVSYVANNYEPLIESGQMRLIHGTEADILPGIRVECFPGHTAQLMAVHIESAGEHACFISDLLPTTAHLDIGWAMGFDLDPLRTIEERKRFYARAIPERWTVIYPHDHRIPLSTVGTDDRGRLHVIESVRDIPASATEPFVVRPV, encoded by the coding sequence ATGGCCATCGACTACCTCGCCGCCGACGACGAAAACCTGATCCGCGCAAGGGCCCGCGTGGGCGACGCGGAGATCATCGTATGCACGGATGGGACCTGCCGCTTCGATGGTGGCGCCATGTTCGGCGTCGTGCCAAAGACACTATGGTCCCGCAGAACACAGGCCGACGAACAGAACCGCGTCATGCTGGGGCTGAACTGCGTCGTCGTTCGCATCGGCGGCAAGACCGTGCTGATCGAGACTGGCTTTGGCAACAAGATCGCCCCGAAGCTCAAAGAGATTTACTGCATACAGGAGCGCCTGCCGGAATCGCTGGCTGCAGCAAAGATTTCGCCCGGCGAAGTCGACGTGGTTATCAACACGCACCTGCACTGGGATCACTGTGGCTGGAATACCGTGCTGGGTGGCGAAGGCACAGCAGTTCCCTTCTTTCCCAACGCGCAGTACATCACGCACGCCGGCGAGGTGGAACATGGCCGCCGGCAGTGGGAGCGCGATCGCGTGTCGTATGTTGCCAATAACTATGAGCCACTGATCGAGAGTGGCCAGATGCGACTGATCCATGGCACAGAAGCCGACATCCTCCCGGGCATACGCGTCGAGTGCTTTCCCGGTCACACCGCACAGTTGATGGCCGTCCACATTGAGAGCGCGGGAGAGCACGCCTGCTTCATCAGCGATCTGCTGCCCACCACGGCACACCTTGATATCGGCTGGGCCATGGGATTCGACCTGGACCCGCTACGCACCATCGAGGAGCGGAAACGCTTCTACGCCAGGGCCATACCGGAGAGATGGACAGTGATCTACCCACACGACCACCGCATCCCGCTTTCAACCGTGGGCACGGATGATCGAGGGCGTCTTCACGTGATCGAAAGCGTTAGGGATATACCCGCGTCCGCCACCGAGCCGTTCGTGGTGCGGCCTGTGTAA